Genomic segment of Coregonus clupeaformis isolate EN_2021a chromosome 34, ASM2061545v1, whole genome shotgun sequence:
ACGGCAACGGTTCAAGGCACAATACATCTTGCAAGGCAGATCCCAACAAGAAGCTTCCGAAGGACTTCTGCGTTATCCAGGAGACCAAGAGTGAGAACGTCAGCACAGAGCACGTGGACTTCCAGCTGGCCCGGAAACAGTGGAGGGAGATGGAAGAGCAGACCAAGAACCTGGTGCTGTCACCCACCACAAAGCAGGGTGGGCCCCTCACGGGCAGCCACAGCTTCATGTACACCCCGGTCAGGAACATTGACAGGCCCAAGACGAGAGATACGAGTCTGGAGAATTTGGCTCTGGGTGGAGGTGAGTATACCCACACCCAGTTCAGCCCCTGCTCAGAGGACTCAGGCCTGGGCGATTCCAGCTACAGGTCCCCTTATGAAGAATTCCCAGAGACCTCCACCGAGAGGGAGATCCGCCTGGCCATGGAGAGAGAAGACAACTTTAAGCGGGACAGGGGTTTCTCCAATGGGACGAAACCTACAGAATGTGCCCAGACAAATGCCAGGCCAGTCATCTTGCTCCCAGCGAAGCTATGTCAGGAGGTTAACGAAAAGAGGAAGACGTTTGAGAGTTTGGAGGATGGCGGCTGCAAAATACCCAGATCCAAAACTACTCCATCATTCATTATTACGTCTTCACCAGCTAAGGGGCCACTGAAACACGATCTGCCTACCAACAGCATCATTATACTAGAACCAGAAGGAAGTCCAAGACATGGCGCCAGAGACACCTCCAGAGCTAATGAGTGGCACTCGGACGAGACCTCCAACGCCAACTTTATCATCCTGGAGACATCCAACCTGATCATCAGGAGCGCCTCAGAGTTCTGCCTGAACACGGCCTGCGAGCAGCAGGGCCAGGAATGCTCCTCAACGTTCCTCAACAACCCCTTCTTCAAGCTACGCTCCAGGAGCCAGCTGTCGTTGGTGGACGAGGAGATCAAGATGGTGAAACAGCGCGAAGAGGAGctgaagagagaaagagcgaaCATCTATCCGAAGGGGAGGTACAACAACACAGGCCTGGTGGCCGAGAATCTCATGGACAGCTTGTCATTTGAAGGTAAATTTATACAAAGTTTGTCTCATATATTTGGTCAGGAAGAACTTCTGACCCCACTCATAAACTAAGCCGGAACATATTGTGCTTGTGTCTATGAATATCAACCAATTGAAAACATTGTTCTTGACTAATTTTCAGGTGATGCGCCACTGAAGTGTAAGTCTTCGCCATCATCGCCAATGAAAACTGCATTCAAGATGGATCGCTCAGCCCTATCCTGTGATCACAGAGTAAGTGAACCAATATTGTGTTGTGTTATCATGCAACTACTGTAGTCGAGTGTCAATATTGCATTTGATGTAAAGCATGAATATCATTGAAAGAAAGCCACAGGCGCTTTAATCAGGCGATTGTCTCTCAGTTTCCTGAGGTGTACGGAGCCGGAGGAAGGCGTAAGAGTGCCTTGGCGCTGCGCTGGGAGGCTGGGGAGTTTGCCGAGTGAAGATAAGAACAACAGGGTACTACCCGCAGTCGCTGGTGAAAATATTGTCTGTACACTTTCAGCTGAGTTAATAGACTTAATGCAGTGCTACAAACTCATGTTTGTTTCATGTTGCAACATTTAACCACACTTGCTGCTTCTGTAATGTTATCGATTCTCTGGTCGAAGTGCCAGGAAATAGTAGTGTGTGTTCGCCCGCCAAGATGCCTGAATGTTAAATGAATGTAATGTTTAGTCCACAGATGCTAACATTTTATGACATTTTAATGTAAGCAAATCTGAAAACATATTTTGATGTATTGTCTTGGTAAAGGAAAGAAGCTTATATTTATTGTATTTTCGTACTGTGTTTTCCAGAAATATTGATGTGGGCATATAACATACCGTATGATACAATACTATAACATGTTTAACTTGtatcaaaaaatatatttaatctgtAGCTGAAATCTGAGATATGTTGAACGGACATTATACACTCTATGTGAAAACATTTTTAACATTCCGTTAAAGCTGGAATGCTTAATGGTGAAACCACCACGTCTGTTTGCGATATTATAAcatggtggtggggcagccagtggcgCCGTTTCCCCTTATTACAGATTCaatgtttaaaataaataatCTCCAGAATCAAAAGGCAtatagtaaaaaataataaaaaacactAGTGTAATgcttataaaaaatacattttctaTATTGTGCATTTCCCTACAAATGTCAGATGTTTACAATTTTCAAAGAAGGAAAATGTTGCTGCTTTTAAATAATTATTGAGGCTGAGTATTGAACAAGCTCCATTTTTTGAGAATTGCCATTTAACGCTGATAATTGAGTTCATGAATCAAAAAAGTATTGACATTGTTTCATTGCTTTTCATTTCATTAAGTACGTTTGTATGCTTACTTGTTACAGTTTTGCTTATACAAATGACCAGTATTGCTTGCTGGCCTTTTCAATTGTGTGAGGAAATTACCTAAAATAAGCCACTTTATAAAATTATTTTGCAGGGGATTTTCCTTGTATTCTTACTGCAAGTGTTCAATAGATTAGTGCAACAATAAATACTGCGTATGAATACATTTGTTCAAAAGTCTTTATTGTAATGATGGGGGGaatgatttataataataataataataataataataatatgccatttagcagacgcttttatccaaagcgacttacagtcatgtgtgcatacatttttacgtatgggtggtcccggggatcgaacccactaccctgacattacaagcgcaatgctctaccaattgagctacagaggaccatttatAAAGGGGGGATTTATAAAGAGTATCCTAAGATGATGTAACATATTTATTCAAATAAGCAGACAGATGTTGTTCTTAAATACAAATGTTGTTCATCCATTTGCCATTTTTTATGAATAGGTTTCAATATGTTCATTGGAAACTTTAAAAAAGGCAATGGTAGTAGTGTAAAATAGAGCAACATGGCTTGAGTAATAAAAAAACTATACATAATCTATACTATTATTGTCTACAATGACCCCTAACAAGGAGTATGTGATTCCCAGTCACACATTTCTTATGGTGTTTATGAGAACAGACAGAAATCCAACATTTCCCACGAGGAACACAGCAAAGACAATCTTTCTGAATCGAGATACCTGAAAGAAATTGGAGTAAAAATAAAATCACTGTGGGCAAACTTATTATAAAGAACAACACTTCTCAAAAATATAAGAACATTTTTTATATAATTGATACATTTGTTTCAAGCTtacctttctctgtctctcattaTCCGAGTGAGTACCCAGAATCTTTTCTTCGTCCTCAGCAAGAGTCCTCCCTGTACAGAGGTTAGAGATTTACCACAGAGTTCCAGTATTCAATAGAATACATGGAGATATTTGGCTCTGTGTGACTAGTACATCCCTGAAAATAACTATTTTATATACATTTAAACCTTACGGTAAGAGAAATATGCAGACCCCAATTACTGTAATCAAGGAAGACATCTCAACAAGTGAAAACTGATTTTACCTGATTGATTTTACATACCCACATCAAGTCTGTCGTTATAAAGACTAGTGTTTTTTTGTTGACATTTAAACCTGCTTAGCATTCCTGCCCACGCACCAAACAATTCGTTTTCAATTCTCTTCTATGCTTAATGGAATCAGACTGTGTAATTGATTTGTTCCCTCCAAGCAAGACAACATTGATTATTAAACAGTCAAATAATTGCATTGTTATCAAAGGTCTAATTCAGCGGTTCCAGAACCAGGGACATATTAAAagttaacaattgttggaaaggaTAGGAAGTGGGAAAGAAAATAACAACACGGAGAAGGTTGCCATTGTCAATAAGAATGTATTCTTAATCGATTTACCTGAATAAATACATCTAATTAAAATGAAAAGAAAGCAACCTGTTACGATGACCGCTTTACTGTGGAACTCCAGTAGCAGCTCTACCAGGACTCCCCAGACTACGCAGCCCGCCAGGACACCAGTGGACCAGGGGCCAGGGAGAAGCAAGGCCTGCTGCTGGATACCTAGGAAGATGGCCACAACTACAACAGGAGAAATACTGGGGTTATGATTGACAAGGTAGAGAAGGTTGTTGCAATCACTAGGTTTGGATACACCATTGTTGCTGTCGTAGTCATTGTACTAAACATTGTTATTATTGTTGGCATCATTATCCGTATATCAAGATAATAATAATCTTCATCATCATGTCAACATTGTTATGTTAGGATTAAGATGAACATCTAACCTGCAAGTATCCGTGCAATAGTGCCTGTTCCCAAATGCATCCAGTTGAATATGTACCTTCTGTGGAAAGACAGTAAAATACAGCACAGTTGATTCCTGGATCCTGCCACACAATATAGATAGCTAATGTGTTTGACGTATCTCAGAAACTGATCACTGTAGGAGGCTTTAGGTTGTACCGTGAGGAGTCTGTGGCAGGTCTGAGGAGGGCCATTATAGGCTGGATAAAAGATAGAGCCATGACAGTACAGCCCAGGTAAGGGTGGGAGCCGGCATGCTGATGGAGACAGTGCAGAGCAACAGTATTACACTACTATTACATTACAGCATTAGACACAGTAGAGGTGAACAACACTATAGGTATCTGAGCAACACTAGAACAACACTACAGGAACCTCTGAACAACACTATAGGTATCTGAGCAACACTAGAACACTACAGGAACCTCTGAACAACACTATAGGTATCTGAGCAACACTAGAACACTACAGGAACCTCTGAACAACACTATAGGTATCTGAGCAACACTAGAACAACACTACAGGAACCTCTGAACAACACTATAGGTATCTGAGCAACGCTAGAACACTACAGGAACCTCTGAACAACACTATAGGTATCTGAGCAACACTAGAACACTACAGGAACCTCTGAACAACACTATAGGTATCTGAGCAACACTAGAACAACACTACAGGAACCTCTGAACAACACTATAGGTATCTGAGCAACACTAGAACACTACAGGAACCTCTGAACAACACTATAGGTATCTGAGCAACGCTAGAACACTACAGGAACCTCTGAACAACACTATAGGTATCTGAGCAACACTAGAACACTACAGGAACCTCTGAACAACACTATAGGTATCTGAGCAACACTAGAACAACACTACAGGAACCTCTGAACAACACTATAGGTATCTGAGCAACACTAGAACACTACAGGAACCTCTGAACAACAATGCAGTAACACTACAGAcgaagatagagaggagaggatcaAATCAATGGATCCAGAAGTCCCTGGAAATAACAAGAATTGAACTGGCACACAAGATAGAGTCAGCCTCTCAAAATAAAATACATCTTGGAGTTTTTGTAgtatactaaattataattggtCTTCCAGCTGGCTCTGTAGCACTTGAAGGGAAGGGTGACCTCTAAATGGGGAGAATAGCACAGaaatgaaaatatgtattttggcAGGAGGCAAAGTGGACAAAAATTTGACAAATTAAAAGCCTTCCTTAAAAAGATAAACGGGTGCAGATAATTTCAACCATTGATCAATGTCATTCCAACAAATGATTGTTCTCCCATACATGCTTACGCTGAAGGAATGAAAGTTATTCAGCATTGTAAGTCAGTGATAATTGGTTCCTTGGCTTCACTACAGCACTCAACATTCTCTCTCTTGTCCTTCTCTGTCCAGCAGGGACAAAATGACTAAGGCAGACAGACAGCTTGGTGGAGGAGGCAGCATGACAGAAAAGGGAGAACATGACACACTGCTGAGTGGTGATGATTCGGTTCTAAGACAGACATTCAAAGAAATCTGATTCAAAGAAAGACACACAGGCACTCAAGCAGCCAAATTATAAAGATACAATATATGGCCAGCCAGGCAGAAATACAGACATACAGATGGAGTGACTGACTGCCAGATGTGTAGGGTGTGGTGTTGACTAAGGGAGGTATTCCAGTCTTACCCTGCTCCAACCACCTCGGTAGATGAAGGGTAGTGAGAATCCCACACAGGTTAATAGCACGGTCAGGATCATCAAGGCTCGGTGCACCTGTAGAGACATTCACAAAATACTACATCACCATCACGaaaatatggttgaaataacagTTGTTTTCGGGAGGAAATTAGAAAGATAGTGATGGCTAATGCTCAAACAACAAGCCTTAGAATTAACCAAATATATTAATCAAGACATAACACTTTAAACAAAGTCTTTACCTGAAACCATAGCCTGCGTCCAAATAGTGTTGTTTCTGGCCAGTCATGTTTGAAGTAGCGTGCGATGATGACCCCTGTGGTCACTGTCGTCATCCAGGCCACAAGCATAAACACACCTGGGGATACAGAGGGGTATACACTTAGTTCTCTGTGTTTGTATGAGCCAGACATATACTGAAACAAATGTATGGAACTTAGTGTTAAACGCGTGTTATATTAAGTAATGAAATGTATGTATTTGTTGCAACACTTCCTATTCAAACAAGGCAGGTCATAAAAGGCTTATCTTTCTGTAAACTACAGGCTTACCATGGAACTTAATGAGCAGGGGAGACCTGGAGCCAGCTAGATCCTCAGGGGGTCCTGTGATGACGGTCTGATGAGTGGATATCAGAGGCTGATGGTCATGTCTATGGATCACACCTTAAGATGGATGGATGAAGATAATGTCTATGTTCGTTTTTACAGAGTCTGGCACCAACACTAGATCCAGCACTGCCAGTTAAGCATTGTGGTAAATAGATGTTGGAACAATTTACCAATGTTTTATTAT
This window contains:
- the palmdb gene encoding uncharacterized protein palmdb isoform X2, giving the protein MISFWLICWKLLRATTVASETDGKELNEGCSNPQNHNPNEPRSFSKAVTMETSEQTEMTSVIAYEKELSLTDSPENKKGLGGTEEEQVCLEADSLESIGKKALFEILADLPASMIDELDGLGNVLCTGNPFRKEALSGHEELNRNESITSSVSDTPSSADSVYENEAHRKRQDTQELEQPEDTVSNPEDGEDAEDKDTKEIQYGPLENPISDVPEESLLEQYIREEVLSDVSNESCHGLDPDEVDECLCVEIAEASSDDESEDGANKWRAIFSSSINHEDDDDYLDSLQLSAQDLFVQKVEVQNVDNHDDNEEEVQVEIPREEEVEVLEQPDYLTGIAQEVTYNPAALLQSLSKISEDEEGNGNGSRHNTSCKADPNKKLPKDFCVIQETKSENVSTEHVDFQLARKQWREMEEQTKNLVLSPTTKQGGPLTGSHSFMYTPVRNIDRPKTRDTSLENLALGGGEYTHTQFSPCSEDSGLGDSSYRSPYEEFPETSTEREIRLAMEREDNFKRDRGFSNGTKPTECAQTNARPVILLPAKLCQEVNEKRKTFESLEDGGCKIPRSKTTPSFIITSSPAKGPLKHDLPTNSIIILEPEGSPRHGARDTSRANEWHSDETSNANFIILETSNLIIRSASEFCLNTACEQQGQECSSTFLNNPFFKLRSRSQLSLVDEEIKMVKQREEELKRERANIYPKGRYNNTGLVAENLMDSLSFEGDAPLKCKSSPSSPMKTAFKMDRSALSCDHRFPEVYGAGGRRKSALALRWEAGEFAE
- the palmdb gene encoding uncharacterized protein palmdb isoform X3 — its product is METSEQTEMTSVIAYEKELSLTDSPENKKGLGGTEEEQVCLEADSLESIGKKALFEILADLPASMIDELDGLGNVLCTGNPFRKEALSGHEELNRNESITSSVSDTPSSADSVYENEAHRKRQDTQELEQPEDTVSNPEDGEDAEDKDTKEIQYGPLENPISDVPEESLLEQYIREEVLSDVSNESCHGLDPDEVDECLCVEIAEASSDDESEDGANKWRAIFSSSINHEDDDDYLDSLQLSAQDLFVQKVEVQNVDNHDDNEEEVQVEIPREEEVEVLEQPDYLTGIAQEVTYNPAALLQSLSKISEDEEGNGNGSRHNTSCKADPNKKLPKDFCVIQETKSENVSTEHVDFQLARKQWREMEEQTKNLVLSPTTKQGGPLTGSHSFMYTPVRNIDRPKTRDTSLENLALGGGEYTHTQFSPCSEDSGLGDSSYRSPYEEFPETSTEREIRLAMEREDNFKRDRGFSNGTKPTECAQTNARPVILLPAKLCQEVNEKRKTFESLEDGGCKIPRSKTTPSFIITSSPAKGPLKHDLPTNSIIILEPEGSPRHGARDTSRANEWHSDETSNANFIILETSNLIIRSASEFCLNTACEQQGQECSSTFLNNPFFKLRSRSQLSLVDEEIKMVKQREEELKRERANIYPKGRYNNTGLVAENLMDSLSFEGDAPLKCKSSPSSPMKTAFKMDRSALSCDHRFPEVYGAGGRRKSALALRWEAGEFAE